The following proteins come from a genomic window of Bradyrhizobium paxllaeri:
- a CDS encoding monooxygenase — translation MVSVAQLKDVPAQAAPRPDLAELRSRVAQIAPQIKARAHNTEKAGRVPEENITALRHIGYFDIVKPAMFGGYEHDFDVLVDLNIELAKSCASTAWVGGLLAAHQWLIAGFPESAQRDVWDSNPDAVACGSYAPAAKAIEVEGGYRLSGRWSFASGCDNAQWSLCAALLPSKTDSGALAPAFLLVPASDYVIDDTWNVVGLSGTGSKTLVLADVFVPAHRLLSFADTTSGKTPGAALYAANPAFSIPMLSNIPSCLASAAVGAAAGALEDYLAVTARRITRGAVAGHNNRMAEFPTIQLRVAEATASVDAAREVLLRDLRDRAATIRAGGAVSVEDRIVSRRGQAFSVALAIRASEALNASTGGLGLDLSNPVQRAWRDANAVGRHISMNWDAVGTMYGQLALGLTPQGQY, via the coding sequence ATGGTATCAGTCGCCCAGTTGAAGGACGTGCCGGCACAGGCGGCCCCTCGCCCCGACCTTGCCGAGTTGCGCAGCCGCGTGGCGCAGATCGCGCCGCAGATCAAGGCGCGCGCCCACAATACCGAAAAGGCCGGACGCGTTCCGGAAGAGAACATCACGGCGCTGCGCCACATCGGCTATTTCGATATCGTCAAGCCCGCGATGTTCGGCGGCTATGAGCATGATTTCGACGTGCTGGTCGATCTGAACATCGAGCTCGCGAAGAGCTGCGCCTCGACGGCGTGGGTCGGCGGCCTGCTCGCGGCCCATCAATGGCTGATCGCGGGATTTCCGGAAAGTGCGCAGCGCGACGTCTGGGATTCAAATCCCGATGCGGTGGCCTGCGGCTCCTACGCGCCGGCCGCCAAGGCGATCGAGGTCGAGGGCGGCTATCGCCTCTCCGGCCGCTGGTCGTTCGCCAGCGGTTGCGACAACGCGCAATGGTCACTGTGCGCGGCGCTGTTGCCATCGAAGACCGACAGCGGCGCGCTTGCGCCGGCCTTCCTGCTCGTGCCCGCATCCGACTACGTCATCGACGATACCTGGAATGTCGTCGGCCTCAGCGGCACCGGCAGCAAGACGCTGGTGCTCGCGGACGTATTCGTGCCGGCGCACCGCCTGTTGTCGTTCGCCGACACCACATCCGGCAAGACGCCGGGCGCGGCGCTCTATGCCGCCAATCCCGCCTTCTCGATTCCGATGCTGTCGAACATTCCCTCCTGCCTCGCCTCCGCCGCGGTCGGCGCCGCGGCCGGCGCGCTGGAGGACTATCTTGCCGTTACCGCGCGGCGCATCACCCGCGGCGCGGTCGCCGGACACAACAACCGCATGGCAGAATTTCCAACCATCCAGTTGCGGGTGGCGGAAGCCACCGCCTCCGTCGATGCCGCGCGCGAAGTGCTGCTGCGCGACCTAAGGGATCGTGCGGCGACCATCCGTGCCGGCGGCGCGGTCTCAGTCGAGGACCGCATCGTCAGCCGCCGCGGCCAGGCGTTTTCGGTCGCGCTTGCGATCCGCGCCAGCGAGGCATTGAACGCCTCGACCGGCGGGCTCGGCCTCGATCTTTCCAATCCGGTGCAGCGCGCCTGGCGCGATGCCAATGCGGTCGGCCGCCACATCAGCATGAACTGGGACGCGGTCGGCACCATGTACGGCCAGCTCGCGCTCGGGCTGACGCCGCAGGGACAGTACTAG
- a CDS encoding flavin reductase family protein, with amino-acid sequence MSLDSASDELRETFKRALRRFPAAVSVITSSDQNRRHGMTATAVTSLSLDPPSLIVCVNQQTLLHDIMLLARRFCVNVLRRDQISLSSAFSGAVPPEERFGLGQWMTSAEGVTYLADAQINIFCKKAAAVPYGTHTIFIGEAETVNVRDPIEPLIYQDATYCFSVPHDSQAA; translated from the coding sequence ATGTCGCTGGATTCGGCATCCGACGAATTGCGTGAAACGTTCAAGCGCGCGCTGCGGCGATTTCCCGCCGCCGTGTCGGTCATCACATCGTCAGACCAGAACCGCCGTCACGGCATGACGGCCACCGCGGTGACATCGCTGTCGCTCGACCCGCCCTCCCTGATCGTCTGCGTCAACCAGCAGACGTTGCTGCACGACATTATGCTTTTGGCGCGCCGGTTCTGCGTCAACGTGCTGCGCCGCGACCAGATCTCCCTGTCATCCGCGTTCAGCGGCGCGGTGCCGCCGGAGGAGCGGTTCGGGCTCGGCCAGTGGATGACGTCTGCCGAGGGCGTCACGTATCTCGCCGACGCGCAGATCAACATCTTCTGCAAAAAGGCCGCCGCAGTGCCCTACGGCACGCACACGATTTTCATCGGCGAAGCCGAGACCGTGAACGTCCGCGATCCGATCGAGCCGCTGATCTATCAGGATGCGACCTACTGCTTCTCGGTGCCCCATGACAGCCAGGCTGCGTGA
- a CDS encoding MarR family winged helix-turn-helix transcriptional regulator, translated as MYRLTNSFPYLLNRVGVQMGELFSRRIAGYGVTLPMYRVMAALWETGDQRLGDLAAMTTIEISTLSRLVGEMKRRGLVTRARLKDNGRTVAINLTPKGRTLVEELIPIAIHFEEVAVRDFPSKNISDLKTVLAEIYESLKSLEPEIEEANKARKAAKSKG; from the coding sequence TTGTACAGGCTGACGAATTCCTTTCCCTATCTGCTTAACCGCGTCGGCGTGCAGATGGGTGAGCTGTTTTCCAGGCGCATTGCCGGCTACGGCGTGACCCTGCCGATGTACCGCGTGATGGCCGCGCTCTGGGAAACCGGCGATCAGCGGCTCGGCGATCTCGCTGCGATGACGACGATCGAGATATCGACATTGTCGCGCCTCGTTGGCGAGATGAAACGGCGCGGTCTCGTCACGCGCGCGCGGCTGAAGGACAACGGCCGCACCGTTGCGATCAACCTCACGCCGAAGGGGCGGACACTGGTCGAGGAGTTGATCCCGATCGCCATCCATTTCGAGGAGGTTGCGGTTCGTGATTTCCCGTCGAAGAACATTTCAGACCTGAAGACCGTCCTGGCCGAGATCTACGAGAGCCTGAAATCGCTCGAGCCCGAGATCGAGGAAGCCAACAAGGCGCGCAAGGCGGCAAAGTCGAAAGGCTGA
- a CDS encoding TIGR02281 family clan AA aspartic protease, which produces MIRVMLVLAMLAATAGAVVAYGDPDQIARAGNSVSKMLRQRSLQPAPAVEIARGRAGEFALHAKINGVKAPMVIDTGATSVVLTWETAKAIGLPIEMLEYNVDVETAGGHTKAARLTLDRLAVGGLVEKSIPALVVPRGQMKTNLLGMSFLDRLESWGVQADKVRLHGYPDVAGRNKRRAAAN; this is translated from the coding sequence GTGATCCGCGTCATGCTCGTTCTGGCGATGCTCGCCGCCACCGCCGGCGCCGTCGTCGCCTATGGCGATCCCGACCAGATCGCGCGCGCCGGCAACTCGGTATCGAAAATGCTGCGGCAACGTAGCCTGCAGCCGGCGCCCGCCGTGGAGATCGCACGCGGCAGAGCCGGCGAATTCGCACTCCATGCCAAGATCAACGGCGTCAAGGCGCCGATGGTGATTGACACCGGCGCAACCTCGGTGGTGTTGACCTGGGAGACGGCGAAGGCGATCGGCCTGCCGATCGAGATGCTCGAATATAATGTCGACGTCGAAACCGCCGGCGGCCACACCAAGGCGGCGCGGCTGACACTCGATCGTCTTGCGGTCGGTGGCCTCGTCGAGAAATCGATTCCGGCGCTGGTGGTGCCGCGCGGGCAGATGAAGACCAACCTGCTCGGCATGAGTTTTCTGGACCGGCTGGAAAGCTGGGGCGTGCAGGCCGACAAGGTGAGGCTGCACGGCTATCCCGACGTCGCAGGCCGCAACAAGCGCCGCGCGGCGGCGAACTAG
- a CDS encoding DUF1289 domain-containing protein, producing MSKETPCIAVCMMDPKTKLCFGCGRTLPEIARWHRMETAERLAVMEGLAARMADAGLVPIPPRAERG from the coding sequence ATGAGCAAAGAAACGCCGTGTATCGCAGTCTGCATGATGGATCCCAAAACCAAACTCTGCTTCGGCTGCGGACGAACGTTGCCGGAGATCGCGCGCTGGCACCGCATGGAAACGGCGGAACGACTGGCCGTGATGGAAGGGCTTGCGGCGCGCATGGCGGATGCCGGTCTGGTGCCGATACCGCCGCGCGCCGAGCGCGGCTGA
- a CDS encoding sensor histidine kinase, translating into MSNAAEKPEVVQLPAEAQVAPPVNTRRVAAQRVREARDRLTSTSGTRPAFDTELLRQYAQTRVSASFVVMLLVVATGVLFGLWKYIVPAAVWTFGMLCIHAAIIRNCKRFLREQPTLAETRKWQTRFVLLDLLYGLCWTAILLHPAGLDTVSNTMMMFLMLLVIAVSSMLAATLPIAAVAATAPVTAAIALNFVMGGTFDNYALALLAVAAECYFALLAHQLHSTTLQTLEARAEKDALIGELEQAKAISDEARHRAESANVAKSRFLAQMSHELRTPLNAILGFSEVMKSEIFGAHAVTVYKEYSADIHHSGVHLLNLINEILDLSRIEAGRYELNEEAVALVHVVADCHHLLKLRASSRGITIHEVFEHGMPRIWGDERATRQVVLNLISNSIKFTPQGGDIWLKVGWTASGGQYLSVKDTGSGIAEDEIPVVLASFGQGSNSIKSAEQGAGLGLPIAKSLIDMHGGTFTLKSKLRIGTEVIVTFPPERVMSALAPMAEEAPPLQPEPAVSAADDKRRARHKPIMSAGTGL; encoded by the coding sequence ATGAGTAACGCCGCAGAAAAGCCTGAGGTTGTCCAGCTTCCGGCGGAAGCGCAGGTCGCACCACCGGTGAATACGCGGCGCGTGGCAGCACAACGGGTGCGCGAGGCGCGCGATCGGTTAACGTCGACCAGCGGCACGCGCCCCGCCTTCGACACCGAACTGCTCCGGCAATACGCCCAGACCCGGGTCTCGGCTTCCTTCGTCGTCATGCTGCTGGTGGTTGCGACCGGCGTACTGTTCGGCCTCTGGAAGTATATCGTGCCGGCCGCGGTGTGGACCTTCGGCATGCTCTGCATCCATGCCGCCATCATCCGCAACTGCAAGCGTTTCCTGCGCGAGCAGCCCACGCTCGCCGAAACGCGCAAATGGCAGACGCGGTTCGTGCTGCTCGACCTGCTCTACGGCCTGTGCTGGACCGCGATCCTGCTGCATCCGGCCGGCCTCGACACCGTCTCGAACACGATGATGATGTTCCTGATGCTGCTGGTGATCGCGGTGTCGAGCATGCTGGCGGCGACACTGCCGATCGCGGCGGTGGCGGCAACCGCGCCGGTGACGGCCGCGATCGCACTCAACTTCGTGATGGGCGGCACGTTCGACAATTACGCCCTCGCGCTGCTGGCGGTCGCCGCCGAATGCTATTTTGCCCTGCTGGCCCATCAGCTTCATTCGACGACGCTGCAGACCCTGGAAGCGCGCGCCGAAAAGGACGCGCTGATCGGCGAGCTCGAACAGGCCAAGGCGATCTCGGACGAAGCGCGGCACCGCGCCGAATCCGCCAACGTCGCCAAATCGCGCTTTCTGGCGCAGATGAGCCATGAGCTGCGCACGCCGCTGAACGCGATCCTCGGTTTCTCCGAGGTGATGAAGAGCGAGATTTTCGGCGCGCACGCGGTAACGGTCTACAAGGAATATTCCGCCGACATCCATCATTCGGGCGTCCACCTGCTCAATCTCATCAATGAGATTCTCGATCTGTCGCGGATCGAGGCCGGCCGCTACGAACTCAACGAGGAAGCCGTGGCGCTCGTACACGTGGTCGCCGACTGCCATCATCTCTTGAAGCTGCGCGCCAGCAGCCGCGGCATCACCATCCACGAAGTATTCGAGCACGGCATGCCCCGGATCTGGGGCGACGAGCGTGCCACGCGCCAGGTCGTGCTCAATCTCATATCCAACTCGATCAAGTTCACCCCGCAGGGCGGCGATATCTGGCTCAAGGTCGGCTGGACCGCGTCCGGCGGGCAATATCTCAGCGTCAAGGACACCGGCTCCGGCATTGCCGAGGATGAAATTCCGGTCGTGCTGGCCTCGTTCGGCCAGGGCTCCAACTCGATCAAATCAGCCGAACAGGGCGCGGGCCTGGGCCTGCCGATCGCCAAGAGCCTGATCGACATGCATGGCGGCACCTTCACGCTGAAATCGAAACTCAGAATTGGCACCGAAGTCATCGTCACCTTCCCGCCGGAGCGCGTGATGAGCGCGCTGGCGCCGATGGCCGAGGAAGCCCCGCCGCTGCAGCCGGAACCCGCCGTCTCAGCGGCCGACGACAAGCGGCGGGCGCGTCACAAACCGATCATGAGTGCCGGCACGGGACTGTAA
- a CDS encoding NAD(P)-dependent oxidoreductase → MAKVAFLGLGVMGFPMAGHLVKKGGHEVTVYNRTGAKAKEWADKFGGRAAPTPKAAAEGQDFVMCCVGNDNDLRAVTIGAEGAFAGMKKGAIFVDHTTASAEVARELDAAAVKAGFKFIDAPVSGGQAGAENGVLTVMCGGEEDAYAAAEPIISGAYARMCKLLGPAGAGQLTKMVNQICIAGLVQGLSEGIHFAKKSGLDVPTVIETISKGAAQSWQMENRYKTMNDDKFDFGFAVEWMRKDLSICIAEARRNGANLPVTALVDQFYAEVEKMGGKRWDTSSLLARLER, encoded by the coding sequence ATGGCTAAAGTCGCTTTTCTCGGTCTCGGCGTAATGGGTTTCCCCATGGCAGGACATCTGGTGAAAAAAGGCGGCCATGAGGTCACCGTGTACAACCGGACCGGAGCCAAGGCGAAGGAGTGGGCGGACAAGTTCGGCGGACGTGCCGCGCCGACGCCGAAGGCCGCCGCCGAAGGCCAGGACTTCGTGATGTGCTGCGTCGGCAATGACAATGACCTGCGCGCGGTCACGATCGGTGCCGAAGGCGCGTTCGCCGGAATGAAGAAAGGCGCCATCTTCGTCGACCACACCACCGCCTCCGCCGAGGTCGCCCGCGAACTCGATGCCGCCGCCGTCAAGGCGGGCTTCAAGTTCATCGACGCGCCGGTGTCGGGCGGTCAGGCGGGTGCGGAAAACGGCGTGCTGACGGTGATGTGCGGTGGCGAGGAAGACGCCTATGCCGCTGCCGAGCCGATCATTTCCGGCGCTTACGCCAGGATGTGCAAACTACTCGGGCCCGCCGGGGCCGGCCAGCTCACCAAAATGGTCAACCAGATCTGCATCGCCGGTCTTGTCCAGGGCCTGTCCGAGGGCATTCATTTCGCCAAGAAGTCGGGGCTGGACGTTCCGACCGTGATCGAGACCATCTCCAAGGGCGCGGCGCAATCCTGGCAGATGGAGAACCGCTACAAGACCATGAATGACGACAAGTTCGACTTCGGCTTTGCGGTGGAATGGATGCGCAAGGATCTCTCGATCTGCATCGCGGAGGCTCGCCGCAACGGCGCCAACCTGCCGGTGACCGCACTCGTCGACCAGTTCTACGCCGAAGTCGAGAAGATGGGCGGCAAGCGCTGGGATACGTCGAGCCTTTTGGCCCGGCTAGAGCGCTGA
- a CDS encoding VOC family protein, whose product MGVSVGVLDHFNIRTRNLADTVRFYEDVLGLEKGARPNFAFPGAWMYSEGKAVVHLVDISKTEEPQKPDSGVVHHVAFASYGFDGMKRRLEQKGMAYDSRQVPGGDLWQIFVNDPNGVMIELNYEAAKEGTAAAPAERRDDVGAR is encoded by the coding sequence ATGGGCGTCAGTGTCGGCGTGCTCGACCATTTCAACATCCGGACCCGCAACCTTGCCGATACGGTCCGGTTCTATGAAGACGTTCTGGGTCTGGAAAAGGGCGCCCGGCCAAACTTTGCCTTCCCCGGAGCCTGGATGTACAGCGAGGGCAAGGCGGTGGTGCACCTCGTCGATATCTCCAAGACCGAGGAACCGCAGAAGCCGGATTCCGGCGTCGTCCATCATGTCGCGTTCGCAAGCTACGGCTTTGACGGCATGAAGCGGCGGCTGGAACAGAAGGGCATGGCCTACGATTCCCGGCAGGTTCCGGGCGGCGACCTCTGGCAGATCTTCGTCAACGACCCCAACGGCGTGATGATTGAACTGAACTACGAGGCCGCCAAGGAAGGGACCGCTGCGGCCCCCGCCGAGCGGCGGGACGATGTGGGAGCGAGGTAG
- the apbC gene encoding iron-sulfur cluster carrier protein ApbC, producing MSVTQQQVLDSLKQVASPRGVPLTNANVLSAISVTDGKVFFSINVDAAEARAWESVRAQAEAAVRAIPGVATAMIALTAERKPGSPQAAPAAHRHSHGVQPASAHRPPQGAGASPMSKQAEIPGVAAVIAVASGKGGVGKSTTALNLALGLRDLGLRVGLLDADIYGPSVPRLTGISEKPQLDDNRKMIPIKRFGLSIMSIGFLVEEDTAMIWRGPMVMSAITQMLRDVAWGTLDILVVDMPPGTGDAQLTLAQNVPLKGAVIISTPQDLSLIDARRGLAMFKKVNVPVLGIVENMSYFQCPECGTRSDIFGHGGARHEAERLSVPFLGEIPLHMSIRTTSDEGNPVVVSEPDGPHAAIYRAIGTRVRDQLQGAIAAA from the coding sequence GTGAGCGTGACGCAGCAACAGGTTCTCGATTCCCTCAAGCAGGTAGCGTCGCCCCGTGGCGTGCCCCTGACCAATGCCAACGTGCTGTCGGCGATTTCGGTCACCGACGGCAAGGTGTTCTTCTCCATCAATGTCGACGCCGCCGAGGCCAGAGCCTGGGAAAGCGTGCGCGCGCAGGCCGAAGCCGCCGTGCGCGCAATTCCCGGTGTTGCGACAGCGATGATCGCCCTGACCGCCGAGCGCAAGCCGGGATCGCCGCAGGCGGCGCCCGCAGCGCACCGGCATTCCCACGGCGTGCAACCCGCTTCCGCCCACCGCCCGCCGCAAGGCGCGGGGGCTTCGCCGATGTCCAAGCAGGCGGAAATCCCCGGCGTTGCCGCCGTCATCGCGGTGGCCTCGGGCAAGGGCGGTGTCGGCAAATCGACCACCGCGCTCAATTTGGCACTCGGCCTGCGCGACCTCGGCCTGCGCGTCGGCCTGCTCGACGCCGACATCTACGGCCCGTCCGTGCCGCGGCTGACCGGCATCAGCGAGAAGCCGCAGCTCGACGACAACAGGAAGATGATTCCGATCAAGCGCTTCGGGCTGTCGATCATGTCGATCGGTTTTCTGGTCGAGGAAGACACCGCGATGATCTGGCGCGGGCCGATGGTGATGTCGGCGATCACCCAGATGCTGCGCGATGTGGCGTGGGGCACGCTCGATATTCTCGTCGTCGACATGCCGCCCGGAACTGGCGATGCGCAACTGACGCTGGCGCAGAACGTGCCGCTGAAGGGGGCGGTGATCATCTCGACCCCGCAGGACCTCTCGCTGATCGACGCCCGCAGGGGGCTCGCGATGTTCAAAAAGGTTAACGTGCCGGTGCTCGGCATCGTCGAGAACATGAGCTATTTCCAGTGCCCGGAGTGCGGCACGCGCTCGGACATTTTCGGCCATGGCGGCGCGCGGCATGAAGCGGAGCGGCTGAGTGTTCCATTCCTGGGCGAGATCCCCTTGCACATGTCGATCCGGACCACCTCGGATGAAGGTAATCCGGTGGTGGTGAGCGAGCCTGATGGCCCGCATGCCGCGATCTACCGGGCGATCGGAACCAGGGTTCGCGACCAGCTTCAGGGCGCCATTGCGGCGGCGTAA
- a CDS encoding TRAP transporter substrate-binding protein has product MKRRDFLKVSAAGAAATAVASPAIAQSSPEIKWRLTSSFPKSLDTIYGGAEQVAKYVAEMTDNKFQIQVFAAGEIVPGLQALDATSNNTVEMCHTVSYYYVGKDPTFAIYASVPFGLNARQQNSWWSQGGGEALGNEFFKKFGVVGFATGNTGTQMGGWFRKEIKTVADLSGLKMRIGGIAGQVLQKVGVVPQQLAGGDIYPALEKGTIDAAEWVGPYDDEKLGFQKVAKFYYYPGFWEGGPMVHAFANLEKWNSLPKNYQAILTNACAHANSWMNARYDMQNPAALKRLVAGGTQLRPFTNEVLEACLKATNELWAEISGKNADFKKSIDAMQAYRSDQYLWWQVAEYTYDSFMIRSRTRG; this is encoded by the coding sequence ATGAAGCGTCGTGATTTTTTGAAGGTTTCAGCGGCCGGTGCTGCCGCGACAGCCGTTGCCTCGCCGGCGATCGCGCAATCATCGCCTGAGATCAAATGGCGCCTGACGTCGAGCTTCCCGAAATCGCTCGATACCATCTATGGCGGTGCCGAGCAGGTGGCGAAGTACGTCGCCGAGATGACCGACAACAAGTTTCAGATTCAGGTGTTCGCGGCCGGCGAAATCGTCCCGGGTCTGCAGGCGCTGGATGCGACGTCGAACAACACCGTCGAGATGTGCCACACCGTCTCGTATTATTATGTCGGCAAGGACCCGACCTTTGCGATCTACGCGTCGGTCCCGTTCGGCCTCAATGCGCGCCAGCAGAATTCCTGGTGGTCGCAGGGCGGCGGCGAGGCACTCGGCAACGAGTTCTTCAAGAAGTTCGGCGTGGTCGGCTTCGCCACGGGCAACACCGGCACGCAGATGGGCGGCTGGTTCCGCAAGGAGATCAAGACCGTTGCCGATCTCTCGGGCCTCAAGATGCGCATCGGCGGCATCGCCGGACAGGTCTTGCAGAAGGTCGGCGTGGTGCCGCAGCAGCTCGCCGGCGGCGACATCTACCCAGCGCTGGAAAAGGGCACCATCGATGCGGCCGAGTGGGTCGGTCCGTATGACGACGAAAAGCTCGGCTTCCAGAAGGTCGCGAAGTTCTACTATTACCCGGGTTTCTGGGAAGGCGGTCCGATGGTCCACGCCTTCGCCAACCTGGAGAAGTGGAATTCGCTGCCGAAGAACTACCAGGCGATCCTGACCAATGCGTGCGCCCACGCCAACAGCTGGATGAATGCGCGTTACGACATGCAGAACCCGGCCGCCCTGAAGCGGCTGGTCGCCGGCGGTACGCAACTGCGTCCCTTCACCAATGAAGTGCTGGAAGCCTGCCTGAAGGCGACCAACGAACTGTGGGCCGAGATCTCCGGCAAGAATGCCGACTTCAAGAAGTCGATCGACGCGATGCAGGCCTACCGCTCCGACCAGTATCTGTGGTGGCAGGTTGCCGAATACACCTATGACAGCTTCATGATCCGCTCGCGCACCCGCGGCTGA
- a CDS encoding TRAP transporter substrate-binding protein: MKRRDFLKVTGIGAAGAATLAAPAIAQSMPELKWRLTASWPKSLDTLWGGVELMAKLVGEATDNKFQIQAFAGGEIVPGLQVLDAVQNGTVEMGHTASYYYFGKDPTFAFGTAVPFGPNQRLNQAWYMLGGGRDLLNQFYKSYNVTSFLAGNTGCQMGGWFRKEINTVDDLKGLKMRIGGFAGRVMQKLGVVPQQLAGGDIYPALEKGTIDAAEWVGPYDDEKLGFNKVAPHYYYPGWWEGGPMLLGIVNLDKWNSLPKYYQSALEQAGQAANSWMMAKYDQGNPPALKKLLAGGTKLHSFSPPIMQACLKATKELYAETAASNPNFKKVLESMNSFTTNGYQWFQVAELGYDSFMARNPQG; the protein is encoded by the coding sequence ATGAAAAGAAGAGATTTTCTCAAGGTCACCGGTATTGGCGCGGCCGGCGCCGCGACCTTGGCGGCCCCCGCGATCGCGCAGTCGATGCCGGAGCTCAAATGGCGCCTGACGGCAAGCTGGCCGAAGTCGCTCGACACCCTGTGGGGTGGGGTGGAGCTGATGGCCAAGCTCGTTGGCGAAGCCACCGACAACAAGTTCCAGATCCAGGCCTTCGCCGGCGGCGAAATCGTTCCTGGCCTGCAGGTACTCGATGCCGTCCAGAACGGCACCGTCGAGATGGGCCATACCGCGTCTTATTATTACTTCGGCAAGGACCCGACCTTCGCTTTCGGCACCGCGGTGCCGTTCGGCCCCAACCAGCGCCTTAACCAGGCCTGGTACATGCTGGGCGGCGGCAGGGACCTGCTCAACCAGTTCTACAAGAGCTACAACGTCACGTCGTTTCTGGCCGGCAATACAGGCTGCCAAATGGGCGGCTGGTTCCGCAAGGAGATCAACACCGTCGACGATCTTAAGGGCTTGAAGATGCGCATCGGCGGCTTTGCCGGCCGCGTGATGCAGAAGCTCGGCGTCGTGCCGCAGCAGCTCGCCGGTGGCGACATTTATCCCGCGCTCGAAAAGGGCACGATCGATGCGGCGGAATGGGTCGGGCCGTATGACGACGAGAAGCTCGGCTTCAACAAGGTCGCGCCGCATTATTACTATCCCGGCTGGTGGGAAGGCGGACCGATGCTGCTCGGCATCGTCAACCTGGACAAGTGGAATTCGCTGCCGAAATACTATCAGAGCGCTCTGGAGCAGGCCGGCCAGGCCGCCAATAGCTGGATGATGGCCAAGTACGACCAGGGCAACCCGCCGGCGCTGAAGAAGCTGCTGGCAGGCGGCACCAAGCTGCACAGCTTCTCGCCGCCGATCATGCAGGCCTGCCTGAAGGCGACCAAGGAGCTGTACGCCGAGACCGCGGCGTCCAATCCCAATTTCAAGAAGGTGCTGGAGTCCATGAACTCGTTCACGACCAACGGATACCAGTGGTTCCAGGTCGCCGAGCTCGGCTACGACAGCTTCATGGCGCGCAATCCGCAAGGCTGA